A DNA window from Caulobacter mirabilis contains the following coding sequences:
- a CDS encoding metal-dependent hydrolase family protein encodes MLKKGLLAAAAIAAAGLVSVSASARQPADEVVIVHAGTLLDRPGQAPRRNASLIIRNGKIEAVRDGFVAGSEFPGAKVVDLSTKFVLPGLIDSHVHLISDRAGVEGQLASMTDSTADFAYEAAWNAQKTLNAGFTTVRNLGDDDGVTLALRDAIAAGRMTGPRIVDAGTSISTTSGHMDGRLGFRDELREAIPHANVCDGPESCREAVRLQVGRGVDVIKIATTGGVNSRIGAGLGAQMFDDEAEALIATAHLYGKKVAVHAHGADGIKLALRHGADSIEHGTTMDEETIQLFLKTKAYYVPTLSTVNGYIERIAKDPNAYSPEVRAKVDWRIKITGESVRKAVPRGVRIAFGTDAGVSKHGRNADEFEMLVKFGMTPMEAIKAATVNAADLLGLSDQIGTLEAGKQADLIAIDTDPLADVTSLKKVGFVMKGGRVYKGGA; translated from the coding sequence ATGTTGAAGAAAGGCCTGCTCGCGGCCGCCGCCATCGCCGCCGCCGGGCTCGTGTCCGTGTCGGCCTCGGCCCGCCAGCCCGCGGACGAGGTGGTGATCGTCCACGCCGGCACGCTGCTCGACCGGCCTGGCCAGGCCCCGCGGCGCAACGCCAGCCTGATCATCCGCAACGGCAAGATCGAGGCGGTGCGCGACGGCTTCGTCGCCGGCTCGGAATTCCCCGGCGCCAAGGTAGTCGACCTGTCGACCAAGTTCGTCCTGCCGGGCCTGATCGATTCCCACGTCCACCTGATCTCGGACCGCGCCGGGGTCGAAGGGCAGCTGGCGAGCATGACCGACTCGACGGCCGACTTCGCCTATGAGGCGGCCTGGAACGCCCAGAAGACCCTGAACGCCGGTTTCACCACCGTGCGGAACCTGGGCGACGACGACGGCGTCACCCTGGCCCTGCGCGACGCCATCGCCGCCGGGCGGATGACCGGTCCGCGCATCGTCGACGCCGGAACCTCGATCTCGACCACCTCCGGCCACATGGACGGCCGTCTGGGCTTCCGGGACGAGCTGCGCGAGGCGATCCCGCACGCCAATGTGTGCGACGGGCCGGAGTCGTGCCGCGAGGCCGTCCGTCTCCAGGTCGGCCGCGGCGTCGACGTCATCAAGATCGCCACCACCGGCGGCGTGAACAGCCGCATCGGCGCCGGCCTGGGCGCCCAGATGTTCGACGACGAGGCCGAGGCGCTGATCGCCACGGCTCATCTCTACGGCAAGAAGGTCGCCGTCCATGCTCACGGAGCCGACGGCATCAAACTGGCTCTGCGCCACGGCGCCGACTCGATCGAGCACGGCACGACCATGGATGAGGAGACCATCCAGCTGTTTCTCAAGACCAAGGCCTACTACGTCCCCACGCTCTCGACGGTGAACGGCTACATCGAGCGGATCGCCAAGGATCCCAACGCCTACAGCCCCGAGGTTCGGGCCAAGGTCGACTGGCGGATCAAGATCACCGGCGAGTCGGTCCGCAAGGCCGTCCCGCGCGGCGTGCGCATCGCCTTCGGCACCGACGCGGGCGTGTCCAAGCACGGCCGCAACGCCGACGAGTTCGAGATGCTGGTCAAGTTCGGCATGACCCCCATGGAGGCGATCAAGGCCGCAACCGTGAACGCCGCGGATCTGCTCGGCCTGTCGGATCAGATCGGGACTCTGGAGGCCGGCAAGCAGGCCGACCTGATCGCCATCGACACTGATCCGCTGGCTGACGTGACGTCGCTCAAGAAAGTCGGCTTTGTGATGAAGGGCGGCCGCGTCTACAAGGGCGGCGCCTAA
- a CDS encoding CYTH domain-containing protein, giving the protein MTTPNREIELKFLLDAAAAQAVLAALPPGETVVKDLVAIYYDTADHALSRAGFGLRVRRSAGKRVQTLKSALGEDGGRDEWDWPVTTDEPDLALLATTPAPVSPDTVLTPQFTVRSRRTIRLVQEGGGAIELVIDDAEVSAGNRRDAFLELELELMSGDPADLARLAERLSRVATLTPSSVTKAERGFALLR; this is encoded by the coding sequence ATGACCACGCCGAACCGAGAGATCGAGCTGAAGTTCCTGCTGGACGCGGCAGCGGCGCAGGCCGTGCTGGCCGCCCTGCCGCCCGGCGAGACGGTCGTGAAGGATCTGGTCGCGATCTACTACGACACCGCCGACCATGCGCTGAGCCGGGCCGGCTTCGGCCTGCGGGTCCGCCGGTCCGCCGGGAAGCGCGTCCAGACCCTGAAGTCCGCCTTGGGCGAGGACGGCGGCCGCGACGAATGGGACTGGCCGGTGACGACGGACGAACCCGACCTCGCCCTGCTGGCGACGACGCCGGCCCCGGTCAGTCCCGATACGGTCCTGACGCCGCAATTCACGGTCCGCAGCCGGCGCACCATCCGCCTCGTCCAGGAAGGCGGCGGTGCGATCGAGCTGGTCATCGACGACGCCGAAGTCTCCGCCGGAAACCGCCGGGACGCCTTCCTGGAACTCGAGCTCGAACTGATGTCCGGCGATCCAGCCGATCTGGCGCGCCTGGCCGAACGCCTGTCGAGGGTCGCCACACTGACGCCCAGTTCGGTGACCAAGGCTGAGCGAGGATTTGCGCTTCTGCGATAG
- the ahcY gene encoding adenosylhomocysteinase, whose protein sequence is MTESIVRDLSLADWGRKEIAIAETEMPGLMAVREEFGKDQPLKGARIAGSLHMTIQTAVLIETLKALGADVRWASCNIFSTQDHAAAGIAATGTPVFAVKGETLYEYWQYTHKIFEWSDGGYPNLILDDGGDATLLCVLGPKAEKDPSILDNPQNEEEEALYAVMKTYLKEKPGFYTAIRNAITGVSEETTTGVHRLYQLAEKGELPFPAINVNDSVTKSKFDNLYGCRESLVDAIRRGTDVMLSGKVAVVCGYGDVGKGSAASLRQGGARVIVTEIDPICALQAAMEGYEVQTLDDVADKADIFVTATGNKDVITVDHMRRMRNNAIVCNIGHFDSEIQVAGLKNFKWDEIKPQVHHIEFPGGNKIILLSEGRLVNLGNATGHPSFVMSASFTNQTLAQIELWTNLKAYTNNVFTLPKHLDEKVAFLHLAKLGAKLTTLAKEQADYIGVPQQGPFKPEHYRY, encoded by the coding sequence GTGACCGAGAGCATCGTGCGCGACCTTTCGCTGGCCGATTGGGGCCGCAAGGAAATCGCCATCGCCGAAACCGAAATGCCGGGCCTGATGGCCGTCCGCGAGGAGTTCGGCAAGGATCAGCCGCTGAAGGGCGCGCGGATCGCCGGCTCGCTGCACATGACGATCCAGACGGCCGTCCTGATCGAGACCCTGAAGGCCCTGGGCGCCGACGTGCGCTGGGCCTCGTGCAACATCTTCTCGACCCAGGACCACGCCGCGGCCGGCATCGCCGCCACCGGCACCCCGGTCTTCGCCGTGAAGGGCGAGACCCTGTACGAGTACTGGCAATACACCCACAAGATCTTCGAGTGGTCGGACGGCGGCTACCCGAACCTGATCCTCGACGACGGCGGCGACGCCACCCTGCTCTGCGTGCTCGGCCCGAAGGCCGAGAAGGATCCCTCGATCCTCGACAACCCGCAGAACGAGGAAGAAGAAGCCCTCTACGCGGTCATGAAGACCTACCTGAAGGAAAAGCCGGGCTTCTACACCGCCATCCGCAACGCCATCACCGGCGTGTCGGAAGAGACCACCACCGGCGTCCATCGCCTGTACCAGCTGGCCGAAAAGGGCGAGCTGCCGTTCCCGGCCATCAACGTCAACGACAGCGTCACCAAGTCGAAGTTCGACAACCTGTACGGCTGCCGTGAATCGCTGGTCGACGCGATCCGTCGCGGCACCGACGTCATGCTGTCGGGCAAGGTCGCGGTCGTCTGCGGCTACGGCGACGTGGGCAAGGGCTCGGCCGCCTCGCTGCGCCAGGGCGGCGCCCGCGTGATCGTCACCGAGATCGACCCGATCTGCGCCCTGCAGGCGGCGATGGAAGGCTATGAAGTCCAGACGCTCGACGACGTCGCCGACAAGGCCGACATCTTCGTCACCGCGACCGGCAACAAGGACGTCATCACCGTCGACCACATGCGCCGCATGCGGAACAACGCGATCGTCTGCAACATCGGCCACTTCGACTCGGAGATTCAGGTCGCCGGCCTGAAGAACTTCAAGTGGGACGAGATCAAGCCGCAGGTCCACCACATCGAGTTCCCGGGCGGGAACAAGATCATCCTGCTGTCGGAAGGCCGCCTGGTGAACCTGGGCAACGCGACCGGCCACCCGTCGTTCGTGATGTCGGCGTCGTTCACCAACCAGACGCTGGCCCAGATCGAGCTGTGGACGAACCTGAAGGCCTACACCAACAACGTCTTCACCCTGCCCAAGCACCTGGACGAGAAGGTCGCCTTCCTCCACCTGGCCAAGCTGGGCGCCAAGCTGACGACCCTGGCCAAGGAGCAGGCCGACTACATCGGCGTGCCGCAACAGGGGCCGTTCAAGCCCGAGCACTACCGCTACTAG
- a CDS encoding glycosidase, with product MPPPDDYLIFGPDDVDLSRSPLRASLGAPTFVLGAFNPGFTRLPSGNLLLMVRVAEALVEPVFDDHVRAIRWTPAGYRLEPFPIPHVEQDDPRKFTLKGGPNRLLALTSLSWLLPVELDPDGRKVIAVHYDKAVEPAAPYQDYGVEDARISRVDDAWYMTVCSVSAERHATCLYLSRNGLDYELLGLVLDHQNKDMLLFEGRVAGRFLALTRPLGEAYFAWPHDSLWAGGPSINLAQSPDALHWRPVEGFGIRARKDSTSANKVGGGTPPVLTPHGWLMLYHGVETRGVAGVYRTFWALLHPDDPTRILRIEDEAPLLEAAPDLTIPIADRLYLDTPVAFTTGIVDAGEDWLLASGEGDLACRLTRIPKSRFA from the coding sequence ATGCCCCCTCCCGACGACTACCTGATCTTCGGCCCCGACGACGTCGACCTGAGCCGCTCGCCGCTGCGAGCGTCGCTGGGCGCCCCGACCTTCGTGCTCGGCGCCTTCAACCCCGGTTTCACGCGGCTGCCGTCCGGCAACCTGCTGCTGATGGTCCGGGTGGCCGAGGCCCTGGTCGAGCCGGTCTTCGACGACCACGTCCGCGCCATCCGCTGGACCCCGGCGGGCTATCGGCTGGAGCCGTTCCCCATCCCCCATGTCGAGCAGGACGACCCCCGCAAGTTCACCCTGAAGGGCGGGCCCAACCGCCTGCTGGCCCTGACCTCGCTGTCCTGGCTGCTGCCGGTGGAACTGGACCCGGACGGCCGAAAGGTCATCGCCGTCCACTATGACAAGGCCGTCGAGCCGGCGGCTCCGTACCAGGACTACGGCGTCGAGGACGCCCGCATCAGCCGGGTCGATGACGCCTGGTACATGACCGTGTGTTCGGTCAGCGCCGAACGTCACGCCACCTGCCTGTACCTCTCGCGCAACGGCCTGGACTACGAGCTGCTGGGCCTCGTCCTCGACCATCAGAACAAGGACATGCTGCTGTTCGAAGGACGCGTCGCCGGGCGCTTCCTGGCCCTCACCCGGCCGCTGGGCGAGGCCTACTTCGCCTGGCCGCACGACAGCCTCTGGGCCGGCGGGCCGTCGATCAACCTGGCCCAGTCGCCGGACGCCCTGCACTGGAGGCCGGTCGAAGGCTTCGGCATCCGCGCCCGTAAAGATTCGACGTCGGCGAACAAGGTCGGCGGCGGAACGCCCCCGGTCCTGACGCCGCATGGCTGGCTGATGCTCTACCATGGGGTGGAGACCCGCGGCGTGGCCGGCGTCTACCGCACCTTCTGGGCGCTGCTGCACCCGGACGATCCGACGCGCATCCTGCGGATCGAGGACGAGGCGCCGTTGCTGGAAGCCGCGCCGGACCTGACCATCCCCATCGCCGATCGGCTCTATCTCGACACCCCCGTGGCGTTCACGACGGGCATCGTCGACGCCGGCGAGGACTGGCTGCTGGCCTCCGGCGAAGGCGACCTGGCCTGCCGTCTGACGCGCATTCCGAAATCTCGTTTCGCCTGA